A genome region from Natronosalvus rutilus includes the following:
- a CDS encoding ABC transporter permease, translated as MSSATGYVGLTRAIFEKQLILLRRYWINTTMMLVGFYLFFAVIFFGGQAAAGPAFDGTLDGLVVGFFLFLAVTAAYFDVAGNVMREAQWGTLEQLFMSPFGIGRVLLAKTLFNVVFSTTIAMALLAIMLLTTDRTLTVDPLTIVPLVLVTILPAIGLGFLFAGLSLLYKRIENVQQLLQFAFIGLIAAPGALDSSTLLVVPFSLGSDLLYRAMVDGVPLWSMPGLELAALALNGVAYLLAGFAVFHLLVRRARRLGVMGHY; from the coding sequence ATGAGCTCTGCAACCGGCTACGTCGGGCTGACGCGAGCCATCTTCGAGAAACAGCTCATCCTCTTGCGTCGATACTGGATCAACACGACGATGATGCTGGTCGGCTTCTACCTGTTTTTCGCCGTGATCTTTTTCGGCGGTCAGGCCGCCGCTGGCCCCGCCTTCGACGGCACCCTCGACGGGCTCGTGGTCGGCTTCTTCCTCTTTCTCGCGGTGACGGCCGCCTACTTCGACGTCGCCGGCAACGTGATGCGGGAAGCCCAGTGGGGCACCCTCGAGCAGCTGTTTATGTCGCCGTTCGGGATCGGCCGGGTGTTGCTCGCCAAGACGCTCTTCAACGTGGTCTTCAGCACCACTATTGCGATGGCGCTGCTCGCGATCATGTTGCTGACGACCGACCGAACGCTCACCGTCGACCCGCTGACGATCGTCCCACTCGTGCTCGTGACGATCCTCCCGGCGATCGGCCTCGGCTTTCTCTTCGCCGGACTCTCACTGTTGTACAAGCGGATCGAGAACGTCCAGCAACTCCTCCAGTTCGCCTTCATCGGGCTGATCGCCGCCCCCGGTGCGCTGGACTCGAGCACCCTGCTGGTCGTCCCGTTCAGTCTCGGGAGCGACCTGCTCTACCGGGCGATGGTCGACGGCGTCCCCCTCTGGTCGATGCCCGGACTCGAGCTCGCCGCGCTGGCACTCAACGGGGTCGCGTACCTGCTGGCTGGGTTCGCGGTCTTTCACCTTCTGGTTCGTCGGGCCCGGCGGCTCGGGGTGATGGGACACTACTGA
- a CDS encoding DNA topoisomerase I produces MELIITEKDNAARRIADILSGESADATRENGVNVYEWGGKRCVGLSGHVVGVDFPPEYSDWRDVEPVELVDASIEKTPTKENIVATLRILARQGDRVTIATDYDREGELIGKEAYEIVREVNEEVPIDRVRFSSITENEVQSAFAEPDEIDFDLAAAGEARQIIDLVWGAALTRFLSLSSGQLGNDFISVGRVQSPTLKLIVDREREIEAFDPETYWELFADLIKDDDPFEAQYFYLDEDDNEAERVWEESAAEGAYETLSSADSATVTSVNARTRTDTPPAPFNTTQFIRAASAIGFSAKRAMSIAEDLYTAGYITYPRTDNTVYPDDLEAEELLDSFVGHPVLGESAEDLLEGDGDLVPTEGDEETTDHPPIHPTGEIPARGGDVDEDEWRVYELVVRRYYATVAEPAIWEHLKVVAEADGRQLKANGKRLVEAGYHDVYPYFNTSENYVPAVEEGEELAIGDVELEEKETQPPRRYGQSRLIETMEDLGIGTKSTRHNTLEKLYDRGYIENDPPRPTQLAMAVVDAAENYADRVVSEEMTAQLEADMDAIATGEATLEDVTDESREMLEAVFEQLRASRDEVGDHLRKSLKADKRLGPCPDCGEDLLVRRSRYGSYFVGCDGYPDCEFTLPLPSTGKPLILEETCDDHDLHEVKMLAGRQTFVHGCPLCKAEEAGEGPVLGACPDCGEEHGGELAIKTLQNGSRLVGCTRYPDCEYSLPLPRRGDIEVTDERCDEHDLPELVVHNGDEPWELGCPICNYREFQAREAESGSALESIEGIGAKTVEKLTAAGIESIDDLLEADPESLASTVEGVSEDRVRTWQTAA; encoded by the coding sequence GTGGAGCTAATTATCACGGAGAAGGACAACGCGGCGAGACGTATCGCGGACATTCTGAGCGGCGAGTCTGCCGACGCGACCCGCGAAAACGGCGTGAACGTCTACGAGTGGGGCGGCAAGCGCTGCGTCGGGCTGTCGGGCCACGTCGTCGGCGTCGACTTCCCGCCGGAGTACTCGGACTGGCGTGACGTCGAACCCGTCGAACTCGTCGACGCCTCGATCGAGAAGACGCCCACGAAGGAGAACATCGTCGCGACGCTTCGTATCCTGGCCCGCCAGGGCGACCGCGTGACCATCGCGACCGACTACGACCGCGAGGGCGAACTCATCGGCAAGGAAGCCTACGAGATCGTTCGCGAGGTCAACGAGGAGGTTCCGATCGACCGCGTTCGATTCTCCTCGATCACCGAAAACGAAGTCCAGAGTGCGTTCGCCGAACCCGACGAGATTGACTTCGACCTGGCCGCGGCGGGCGAGGCGCGCCAGATCATCGACCTGGTCTGGGGAGCCGCGCTCACCCGGTTTCTCTCGCTGTCGTCGGGCCAGCTCGGCAATGACTTCATCTCCGTCGGGCGAGTCCAGAGCCCCACCCTCAAGCTAATTGTCGACCGCGAGCGGGAGATCGAGGCCTTCGACCCCGAGACCTACTGGGAGCTGTTCGCCGACCTGATCAAGGATGACGACCCGTTCGAGGCCCAGTACTTCTACCTCGACGAGGACGACAACGAGGCCGAACGCGTCTGGGAGGAATCGGCGGCCGAGGGCGCCTACGAGACGCTCTCGAGTGCCGACTCGGCGACGGTCACGTCGGTCAACGCACGAACGCGGACGGACACACCGCCGGCGCCGTTCAACACGACGCAGTTCATCCGCGCGGCGAGCGCCATCGGCTTCTCCGCGAAGCGGGCCATGTCCATCGCGGAGGACCTCTACACCGCCGGCTACATCACCTACCCTCGGACTGATAACACCGTTTACCCCGACGACCTCGAGGCCGAGGAACTGCTCGATTCGTTCGTCGGTCACCCAGTCCTGGGCGAGTCCGCCGAAGACTTGCTCGAGGGCGACGGCGACCTTGTTCCCACGGAGGGCGACGAGGAGACGACCGACCACCCGCCGATCCATCCAACCGGCGAGATTCCAGCCCGCGGCGGAGACGTCGACGAGGACGAGTGGCGGGTCTACGAACTGGTCGTCCGTCGGTACTACGCGACGGTCGCCGAGCCGGCGATCTGGGAGCACCTCAAGGTGGTCGCCGAGGCCGACGGCCGTCAGCTCAAGGCCAACGGCAAGCGACTCGTCGAAGCGGGCTACCACGACGTCTACCCGTACTTCAATACCTCCGAGAACTACGTCCCCGCCGTCGAGGAGGGCGAGGAACTCGCCATCGGCGACGTCGAACTCGAGGAGAAGGAGACCCAGCCACCGCGGCGATACGGCCAGTCACGCCTCATCGAGACCATGGAGGACCTCGGTATCGGAACGAAGAGTACCCGACACAACACCCTCGAGAAGCTCTACGACCGGGGGTACATCGAGAACGACCCACCACGACCGACCCAGCTTGCCATGGCGGTCGTCGACGCCGCGGAGAACTACGCCGACCGCGTCGTCAGTGAGGAGATGACGGCCCAGCTCGAAGCCGACATGGACGCCATCGCGACGGGCGAGGCCACCCTCGAGGACGTCACGGACGAATCCCGCGAGATGCTCGAGGCCGTCTTCGAGCAGCTGCGGGCCTCCCGCGACGAGGTCGGCGATCACCTCCGTAAGTCGCTGAAGGCAGACAAGCGACTCGGTCCGTGCCCCGACTGTGGCGAGGACCTGCTCGTTCGTCGGAGTCGCTACGGCTCGTACTTCGTCGGCTGCGACGGCTACCCCGACTGCGAGTTTACCCTGCCGCTCCCCTCGACGGGCAAGCCCCTGATCCTCGAGGAGACCTGCGACGACCACGACCTTCACGAGGTGAAGATGCTCGCCGGGCGACAGACGTTCGTCCACGGCTGTCCGCTCTGCAAGGCCGAGGAGGCCGGCGAGGGGCCGGTGCTGGGTGCGTGTCCCGATTGTGGTGAGGAACACGGCGGCGAACTCGCGATCAAGACGCTCCAGAACGGCTCCCGGCTGGTCGGCTGTACCCGCTACCCCGACTGCGAGTACTCCCTGCCCCTCCCGCGCCGGGGGGACATCGAGGTCACCGACGAGCGCTGTGACGAACACGACCTGCCCGAACTCGTCGTCCACAACGGCGACGAGCCCTGGGAACTGGGCTGCCCCATCTGTAACTACCGCGAGTTCCAGGCTCGAGAGGCCGAGAGCGGGTCGGCCCTGGAGTCGATCGAAGGAATCGGCGCGAAGACCGTCGAAAAACTCACCGCGGCCGGGATCGAGTCGATCGACGACTTGCTCGAGGCCGATCCGGAGTCGCTCGCCAGCACGGTCGAGGGCGTGAGCGAGGATCGCGTCCGGACCTGGCAGACGGCGGCCTGA
- a CDS encoding ABC transporter ATP-binding protein, which produces MSQSSDRLEPSPGADRDPQASRSSSAESTANSRSTEPILSATGLTKTYGDGDDAVEAVDGIDLEVKRGTVVGLLGPNGAGKTTTIKLLLGLIIPDAGTVRVDGTDPIDDPRASYRSVSAMLEGARNSYWRLTVRENLRFFARLADRPADADRIDALIEQVGLTAKADTTVNELSRGMKQQVSLACTLIRDTPIAFLDEPTLGLDVESSLELRRQLRDLVERESRTVVLSSHDMDVIEAVCDRVIIMNDGRIVADGTVDELVDVFQTRTYRFTLEALVPDAARRTLAERFGVDEWTERGPERSFEVALQGDAFYDLVAVLERTNCTFLGVETIEPDLADVFLEVTGGGATTDDVGSRQRHTFEGRGTGRPEESGGEPRVEHRENR; this is translated from the coding sequence ATGAGCCAATCATCGGACCGTCTCGAGCCGTCGCCGGGGGCCGATCGCGACCCTCAAGCGAGTCGGTCCTCGAGCGCCGAATCGACGGCCAATTCCCGGTCGACCGAGCCGATCCTCTCGGCAACCGGCCTCACGAAGACGTACGGCGACGGCGACGACGCCGTCGAGGCCGTCGACGGGATTGACCTCGAGGTCAAACGTGGGACCGTCGTCGGCCTGCTGGGGCCGAACGGGGCCGGCAAGACCACGACCATCAAGCTCTTGCTGGGATTGATCATCCCCGATGCGGGGACGGTTCGGGTCGACGGAACCGATCCCATCGACGACCCCCGCGCGAGCTACCGCTCCGTCAGCGCCATGCTCGAGGGCGCGCGAAACAGTTACTGGCGGCTCACCGTCCGGGAGAACCTCCGTTTTTTCGCCCGACTGGCCGATCGACCGGCCGACGCCGACCGGATCGACGCCCTCATCGAGCAGGTGGGGCTCACCGCGAAAGCGGACACCACGGTCAACGAACTCTCTCGCGGGATGAAACAGCAGGTCTCACTCGCGTGCACCCTGATCCGGGACACCCCGATCGCGTTCCTCGACGAGCCGACGCTCGGTCTCGACGTCGAGAGTTCACTCGAGTTGCGGCGCCAGCTCCGCGACCTCGTCGAACGAGAGTCCCGAACCGTCGTCCTCTCGAGTCACGACATGGACGTGATCGAGGCCGTCTGCGACCGGGTGATCATCATGAACGACGGCCGGATCGTGGCCGACGGGACGGTCGACGAACTCGTCGACGTGTTTCAGACTCGCACCTACCGGTTCACGCTCGAGGCCCTGGTACCGGACGCCGCGAGGCGGACCCTCGCGGAACGGTTCGGCGTCGACGAGTGGACCGAACGCGGCCCGGAGCGGTCGTTCGAGGTGGCGCTCCAGGGCGACGCGTTCTACGACCTCGTGGCCGTTCTCGAGCGGACGAACTGTACGTTCCTCGGCGTCGAGACCATCGAACCCGACCTCGCGGACGTGTTTCTCGAGGTGACCGGCGGCGGGGCTACTACCGACGACGTCGGATCGAGGCAGCGCCACACATTCGAAGGGCGCGGAACCGGACGGCCCGAGGAGTCCGGCGGAGAGCCGCGGGTCGAGCACAGGGAGAACCGATGA